A single genomic interval of Daucus carota subsp. sativus chromosome 1, DH1 v3.0, whole genome shotgun sequence harbors:
- the LOC108204298 gene encoding nardilysin-like isoform X1, protein MAVGGCAFSSDDIVIKSPTDRRLYRYIRLNNGLCGLLIHDPDIYSNESITKGGGGSPEDEEMDEDSGEEEEDSEEDDDVDDDNDSEDDKGKQGASQCKKAAAAMCVGMGSFSDPLEAQGLAHFLEHMLFMGSSEFPDENEYDSYLSKHGGSSNAYTEAEHTCYHFEVKPEFLEGALRRFSQFFISPLVKAEAMERELLAVDSEYNQVLQNDSCRLQQLQCHTATSGHPLNQFFWGNKKSLGDAMEKGINLREQILKLYGDYYQGELMKLVIIGGEALDVLESWVLELFGKVKSGVAPKHDSRLGIPIWTPGKLYRIEAVKDIHMLDVSWTLPSLRKDYMKKSEDYLAHLLGHEGKGSLHYLLKAKGWATSISAGVGDEGTHKSSIAYIFGMSIHLTDSGLEKIYEIIGFVYQYIKLLRQVSPQKWIFKELQDIGNMEFRFAEEQPQDDYASELAENLLIYPPEDVICGDYSYKIWDVDMIKYVLGFFTPDNMRTDVISKKLQSSQKFSCEPWFGSQYVEEDISPRLMEMWRDPPAIDISLHLPARNEFIPTDFSIRACKTSDDTTCNPFPVCILDEELLKFWYKLDKTFKLPRANAYFRITLKGACNHLKNYLLSELFIHLLRDELNEIIYQASVAKLETSVSLHSDKLEFKVYGFNDKLPVILSRVLSITKSFVPRDDRFKVIKENLERTLRNTNMKPLNHSSYLRLQVLCQSFWDVDEKLKLLDHISVSDVRAFIPELLSQLYIEGLCHGNLLEEEALNISNIFKSYFPVKTLPFEMRHKESVMCLSSGSNLVRDDKVKNKLEPNSVVELYFQIEPESETDLPRLKALISLFDEIVEEPLFNQLRTKEQLGYVVDCSPRVTYRILGFCFRVQSSEYNPIHLQGRIDEFINSLENLLNGLDDESFMNYKSGLMAKLLEKDPSLAYETNRFWGQIVDQRYMFDLSEKEALELESIRKCDVVDWYKTYLRQASPKCRRLAVRLWGCNTNWEDSDAQIISVQSIPDIVDFKKLSTFYPAIC, encoded by the exons ATGGCAGTCGGCGGCTGCGCTTTCTCTTCGGATGATATAGTTATAAAATCGCCGACTGATAGACGACTATACAGATATATTCGACTTAACAACGGCTTATGTGGTCTCCTAATCCACGATCCAGATATTTACTCGAATGAATCAATTACAAAAGGGGGTGGTGGTAGTccagaagatgaagaaatggaCGAGGACAGCGGCGAAGAAGAAGAGGATAGTGAAGAGGACGACGATGTTGATGACGATAATGACAGCGAAGATGACAAGGGGAAGCAAGGCGCATCCCAGTGTAAGAAG GCTGCCGCTGCAATGTGCGTTGGTATGGGCAGCTTTTCTGATCCATTGGAGGCCCAGGGCCTTGCCCACTTTCTAG AACACATGCTGTTCATGGGCAGTAGTGAATTTCCTGATGAAAACGAG TATGATAGTTACTTGTCTAAGCATGGAGGCTCTTCAAATGCTTACACAGAAGCAGAGCACACATGTTACCATTTTGAAGTTAAACCAGAGTTTCTAGAGGGTGCTTTGAGAAG GTTTTCTCAGTTCTTTATATCACCTTTAGTTAAAGCTGAAGCCATGGAAAGGGAACTACTAGCTGTTGATTCAG AATATAACCAGGTACTGCAAAATGATTCTTGTCGCCTACAACAACTTCAGTGTCATACAGCAACATCTGGTCACcctttaaatcaatttttttggg GTAATAAAAAGAGTTTGGGGGATGCTATGGAGAAGGGAATCAATTTGCGTGAACAGATTTTGAAATTATACGGCGATTATTATCAGGGTGAATTAATGAAGCTAGTTATCATAGGAGGAG AAGCGCTGGATGTACTGGAAAGTTGGGTCCTCGAACTTTTTGGCAAAGTGAAGAGTGGAGTTGCACCGAAACATGACTCCAGATTAGGAATTCCAATTTGGACACCTGGTAAACTCTATCGGATAGAAGCTGTTAAAGATATTCATATGCTTGATGTATCATGGACATTGCCCAGTCTCCGCAAAGACTACATGAAGAAATCAGAAGATTACCTGGCTCATCTTCTTGGGCATG AGGGCAAAGGAAGCTTGCATTATCTTCTGAAGGCTAAAGGATGGGCAACATCTATATCTGCTGGGGTTGGAGATGAAGGAACGCACAAGTCTTCAATAGCGTACATATTTGGCATGTCTATACATCTCACTGACTCTGGCCTGGAAAag ATCTATGAGATCATTGGTTTTGTTTATCAATACATTAAACTCTTGCGCCAAGTTTCTCCCCAAAAATGGATTTTTAAGGAACTTCAAGATATCGGAAATATGGAATTTAGATTTGCTGAGGAGCAACCTCAAGATGACTATGCTTCTGAACTCGCAG AGAATCTGCTTATTTATCCACCAGAGGACGTTATCTGTGGAGATTATTCTTACAAGATTTGGGATGTTGATATGATCAAATATGTTTTGGGGTTCTTCACACCAGACAACATGAGAACTGATGTAATATCAAAGAAGCTTCAGAGCTCACAAA AATTTAGTTGTGAGCCATGGTTTGGATCACAATATGTGGAGGAAGATATTTCTCCGAGGCTAATGGAAATGTGGAGGGATCCTCCAGCAATTGATATTTCTTTACATCTGCCTGCAAGAAATGAGTTCATTCCTACTGATTTTTCTATTCGTGCTTGTAAGACCTCTGATGATACTACTTGCAATCCATTCCCAGTATGTATACTTGACGAAGAATTACTGAAGTTCTGGTACAAGCTTGATAAGACTTTTAAACTTCCTCGTGCAAATGCATATTTTCGCATCACATTAAAGGGAGCGTGTAATCATTTGAAGAATTATCTGTTGAGTGAATTGTTCATTCACCTTCTCAGGGATGAGCTAAATGAGATTATTTATCAG GCTAGTGTGGCAAAGTTAGAAACTTCTGTATCTCTTCATAGCGACAAGTTGGAGTTCAAGGTGTATGGCTTTAATGATAAGCTTCCAGTTATTCTGTCTAGAGTTTTGTCGATTACTAAATCTTTTGTGCCAAGAGATGATCGTTTCAAG GTTATTAAAGAGAATTTGGAAAGGACTTTGAGGAACACCAACATGAAACCACTTAATCATTCATCATATCTGAGGCTTCAAGTCCTTTGTCAGAGTTTCTGGGATGTAGATGAGAAGCTGAAATTACTGGATCATATTTCTGTTTCTGATGTGAGAGCTTTTATTCCTGAGCTCCTTTCCCAG TTGTATATTGAAGGACTGTGTCATGGAAATTTGCTTGAAGAAGAGGCACTGAACATATCAAACATATTTAAAAGTTACTTTCCTGTAAAAACTCTTCCATTTGAGATGAGACATAAAGAGAGTGTGATGTGTCTATCTTCTGGTTCGAATCTGGTTAGGGATGACAAAGTGAAAAATAAGCTTGAACCGAACTCTGTGGTTGAG ctatattttcaaattgaacCAGAATCAGAGACAGACCTACCCAGATTGAAAGCACTTATATCTCTCTTTGATGAAATTGTGGAAGAGCCACTTTTTAACCAGCTCAG GACAAAAGAACAGCTTGGTTATGTTGTTGATTGTAGTCCACGAGTGACTTATCGCATATTGGGTTTCTGTTTTCGTGTTCAATCTTCTGAGTACAACCCCATCCACTTGCAAGGGAGAATTGATGAATTCATTAATAGCCTTGAGAATTTGTTG AATGGACTTGATGACGAATCATTTATGAATTACAAAAGTGGCTTAATGGCTAAGCTTCTTGAGAAGGATCCTTCTCTTGCCTACGAAACAAATCGTTTTTGGGGTCAGATTGTTGATCAAAG GTATATGTTTGACTTGTCTGAGAAGGAAGCACTTGAACTGGAGAGCATTCGCAAGTGTGATGTTGTTGACTGGTATAAAACATATCTGAGACAGGCATCTCCAAAGTGTCGGAGGCTCGCTGTTCGACTCTGGGGCTGCAACACTAACTGGGAAGATTCTGATGCACAAATAATATCAGTGCAATCTATTCCAGACATtgtagattttaaaaaattgtctaCGTTCTATCCAGCTATTTGTTGA
- the LOC108204298 gene encoding nardilysin-like isoform X2 has translation MKTSYLSKHGGSSNAYTEAEHTCYHFEVKPEFLEGALRRFSQFFISPLVKAEAMERELLAVDSEYNQVLQNDSCRLQQLQCHTATSGHPLNQFFWGNKKSLGDAMEKGINLREQILKLYGDYYQGELMKLVIIGGEALDVLESWVLELFGKVKSGVAPKHDSRLGIPIWTPGKLYRIEAVKDIHMLDVSWTLPSLRKDYMKKSEDYLAHLLGHEGKGSLHYLLKAKGWATSISAGVGDEGTHKSSIAYIFGMSIHLTDSGLEKIYEIIGFVYQYIKLLRQVSPQKWIFKELQDIGNMEFRFAEEQPQDDYASELAENLLIYPPEDVICGDYSYKIWDVDMIKYVLGFFTPDNMRTDVISKKLQSSQKFSCEPWFGSQYVEEDISPRLMEMWRDPPAIDISLHLPARNEFIPTDFSIRACKTSDDTTCNPFPVCILDEELLKFWYKLDKTFKLPRANAYFRITLKGACNHLKNYLLSELFIHLLRDELNEIIYQASVAKLETSVSLHSDKLEFKVYGFNDKLPVILSRVLSITKSFVPRDDRFKVIKENLERTLRNTNMKPLNHSSYLRLQVLCQSFWDVDEKLKLLDHISVSDVRAFIPELLSQLYIEGLCHGNLLEEEALNISNIFKSYFPVKTLPFEMRHKESVMCLSSGSNLVRDDKVKNKLEPNSVVELYFQIEPESETDLPRLKALISLFDEIVEEPLFNQLRTKEQLGYVVDCSPRVTYRILGFCFRVQSSEYNPIHLQGRIDEFINSLENLLNGLDDESFMNYKSGLMAKLLEKDPSLAYETNRFWGQIVDQRYMFDLSEKEALELESIRKCDVVDWYKTYLRQASPKCRRLAVRLWGCNTNWEDSDAQIISVQSIPDIVDFKKLSTFYPAIC, from the exons ATGAAAACGAG TTACTTGTCTAAGCATGGAGGCTCTTCAAATGCTTACACAGAAGCAGAGCACACATGTTACCATTTTGAAGTTAAACCAGAGTTTCTAGAGGGTGCTTTGAGAAG GTTTTCTCAGTTCTTTATATCACCTTTAGTTAAAGCTGAAGCCATGGAAAGGGAACTACTAGCTGTTGATTCAG AATATAACCAGGTACTGCAAAATGATTCTTGTCGCCTACAACAACTTCAGTGTCATACAGCAACATCTGGTCACcctttaaatcaatttttttggg GTAATAAAAAGAGTTTGGGGGATGCTATGGAGAAGGGAATCAATTTGCGTGAACAGATTTTGAAATTATACGGCGATTATTATCAGGGTGAATTAATGAAGCTAGTTATCATAGGAGGAG AAGCGCTGGATGTACTGGAAAGTTGGGTCCTCGAACTTTTTGGCAAAGTGAAGAGTGGAGTTGCACCGAAACATGACTCCAGATTAGGAATTCCAATTTGGACACCTGGTAAACTCTATCGGATAGAAGCTGTTAAAGATATTCATATGCTTGATGTATCATGGACATTGCCCAGTCTCCGCAAAGACTACATGAAGAAATCAGAAGATTACCTGGCTCATCTTCTTGGGCATG AGGGCAAAGGAAGCTTGCATTATCTTCTGAAGGCTAAAGGATGGGCAACATCTATATCTGCTGGGGTTGGAGATGAAGGAACGCACAAGTCTTCAATAGCGTACATATTTGGCATGTCTATACATCTCACTGACTCTGGCCTGGAAAag ATCTATGAGATCATTGGTTTTGTTTATCAATACATTAAACTCTTGCGCCAAGTTTCTCCCCAAAAATGGATTTTTAAGGAACTTCAAGATATCGGAAATATGGAATTTAGATTTGCTGAGGAGCAACCTCAAGATGACTATGCTTCTGAACTCGCAG AGAATCTGCTTATTTATCCACCAGAGGACGTTATCTGTGGAGATTATTCTTACAAGATTTGGGATGTTGATATGATCAAATATGTTTTGGGGTTCTTCACACCAGACAACATGAGAACTGATGTAATATCAAAGAAGCTTCAGAGCTCACAAA AATTTAGTTGTGAGCCATGGTTTGGATCACAATATGTGGAGGAAGATATTTCTCCGAGGCTAATGGAAATGTGGAGGGATCCTCCAGCAATTGATATTTCTTTACATCTGCCTGCAAGAAATGAGTTCATTCCTACTGATTTTTCTATTCGTGCTTGTAAGACCTCTGATGATACTACTTGCAATCCATTCCCAGTATGTATACTTGACGAAGAATTACTGAAGTTCTGGTACAAGCTTGATAAGACTTTTAAACTTCCTCGTGCAAATGCATATTTTCGCATCACATTAAAGGGAGCGTGTAATCATTTGAAGAATTATCTGTTGAGTGAATTGTTCATTCACCTTCTCAGGGATGAGCTAAATGAGATTATTTATCAG GCTAGTGTGGCAAAGTTAGAAACTTCTGTATCTCTTCATAGCGACAAGTTGGAGTTCAAGGTGTATGGCTTTAATGATAAGCTTCCAGTTATTCTGTCTAGAGTTTTGTCGATTACTAAATCTTTTGTGCCAAGAGATGATCGTTTCAAG GTTATTAAAGAGAATTTGGAAAGGACTTTGAGGAACACCAACATGAAACCACTTAATCATTCATCATATCTGAGGCTTCAAGTCCTTTGTCAGAGTTTCTGGGATGTAGATGAGAAGCTGAAATTACTGGATCATATTTCTGTTTCTGATGTGAGAGCTTTTATTCCTGAGCTCCTTTCCCAG TTGTATATTGAAGGACTGTGTCATGGAAATTTGCTTGAAGAAGAGGCACTGAACATATCAAACATATTTAAAAGTTACTTTCCTGTAAAAACTCTTCCATTTGAGATGAGACATAAAGAGAGTGTGATGTGTCTATCTTCTGGTTCGAATCTGGTTAGGGATGACAAAGTGAAAAATAAGCTTGAACCGAACTCTGTGGTTGAG ctatattttcaaattgaacCAGAATCAGAGACAGACCTACCCAGATTGAAAGCACTTATATCTCTCTTTGATGAAATTGTGGAAGAGCCACTTTTTAACCAGCTCAG GACAAAAGAACAGCTTGGTTATGTTGTTGATTGTAGTCCACGAGTGACTTATCGCATATTGGGTTTCTGTTTTCGTGTTCAATCTTCTGAGTACAACCCCATCCACTTGCAAGGGAGAATTGATGAATTCATTAATAGCCTTGAGAATTTGTTG AATGGACTTGATGACGAATCATTTATGAATTACAAAAGTGGCTTAATGGCTAAGCTTCTTGAGAAGGATCCTTCTCTTGCCTACGAAACAAATCGTTTTTGGGGTCAGATTGTTGATCAAAG GTATATGTTTGACTTGTCTGAGAAGGAAGCACTTGAACTGGAGAGCATTCGCAAGTGTGATGTTGTTGACTGGTATAAAACATATCTGAGACAGGCATCTCCAAAGTGTCGGAGGCTCGCTGTTCGACTCTGGGGCTGCAACACTAACTGGGAAGATTCTGATGCACAAATAATATCAGTGCAATCTATTCCAGACATtgtagattttaaaaaattgtctaCGTTCTATCCAGCTATTTGTTGA